A part of Roseitalea porphyridii genomic DNA contains:
- a CDS encoding ABC transporter ATP-binding protein, translating to MRDQPNGAAPAVFDVDDLTKVYTSGEVEVRALAGIDMTLHEGEMAVLLGPSGSGKSTLLNIIGGLDRASSGTVLFEGQDLTAYTDRQLTRYRRNHIGFVFQFYNLIPSLTAWENVSLVTEVARDPMKPEEALAMVDLGDRMSHFPAQLSGGEQQRVAIARAIAKRPDVLLCDEPTGALDSKTGVIVLEALARINAEFGTTTAIITHNAGIRKIAHRVFHFLDGEIAAMEVNAERIAPAEVVW from the coding sequence ATGCGCGATCAGCCCAACGGCGCCGCACCGGCGGTGTTCGACGTCGACGATCTGACCAAGGTCTACACCTCGGGCGAGGTGGAGGTGCGCGCGCTCGCCGGTATCGACATGACGCTGCACGAGGGCGAGATGGCGGTCCTGCTGGGTCCTTCGGGGAGCGGGAAGTCGACCCTTCTCAACATCATCGGCGGGCTCGACCGGGCGAGCAGCGGCACGGTGCTGTTCGAGGGACAGGATCTGACCGCCTACACCGACCGGCAGCTCACCCGCTACCGGCGCAACCATATCGGCTTCGTCTTCCAGTTCTACAATCTGATCCCCTCGCTGACGGCGTGGGAGAACGTCTCGCTCGTCACCGAAGTGGCGCGCGATCCGATGAAGCCGGAGGAGGCGCTCGCCATGGTCGATCTCGGCGACCGGATGAGCCATTTCCCCGCCCAGCTTTCGGGCGGGGAACAGCAGCGCGTCGCGATCGCGCGGGCGATCGCCAAGCGCCCGGACGTGCTGCTGTGCGACGAGCCGACCGGCGCGCTTGATTCCAAGACCGGCGTGATCGTGCTGGAGGCGCTCGCCCGGATCAACGCCGAGTTCGGAACCACGACCGCGATCATCACGCACAATGCCGGTATCCGGAAGATCGCCCATCGCGTCTTCCACTTCCTCGATGGCGAGATCGCCGCGATGGAGGTCAATGCCGAGCGGATCGCGCCGGCCGAGGTGGTCTGGTGA
- a CDS encoding DUF3329 domain-containing protein, with amino-acid sequence MGSFFDFNHPFFRPLWRRIAVVGVCATWGAFEIWMGATGWGVLFLGLAALCFWGLFIRFNPRTQGEEGDKDRR; translated from the coding sequence ATGGGTTCGTTTTTCGACTTCAACCATCCCTTCTTCAGACCGCTCTGGCGGCGAATCGCCGTCGTCGGCGTCTGCGCGACATGGGGCGCGTTCGAGATCTGGATGGGCGCGACGGGTTGGGGCGTCCTCTTTCTGGGGCTCGCCGCGCTCTGCTTCTGGGGCCTGTTCATCCGCTTCAATCCGCGGACACAAGGGGAGGAAGGCGACAAGGACAGGCGCTGA
- a CDS encoding mannitol dehydrogenase family protein, translating to MNDVPRLSARTLARARQDVEQPGYDRARVTPGIVHLGIGNFHRAHQAVYVDDCLAADPGWGIVGASLRRPDMRDALAPQDGLYTLAVRDGDTTRARIIGSLCEVVYSDKGTAELLTRMCDPAIRIVSLTVTEKGYCRSPATGDLDTAHAGIRADLAAPGTPSTVPGLLAEAFRARRAAGVAPFTVLSCDNLPSNGRTVRRVVAQFAAAREEALAAFIESEVAFPETMVDRIVPATTDDDRAEIAALTGLEDAWPVITEPFSQWVIEDAFSADRPDFAAAGAQMVADVAPFETMKLRMLNGAHSALAYFGQLAGHETVSDAMGDPALARFVAALWDEVMPTLAMGRNELTGYCDALTARFLNPALRHRTAQIAMDGSQKVPQRLLATIADRRGRGLAHTALTRAVGAWIAYVGHAGGKVDDPMADRFTDLAASVLPDMAGFARQMVREKAVFGALAEDIAFADAVAEAVVMLDRKGVSAALAP from the coding sequence ATGAACGACGTGCCGCGCCTGTCGGCCAGAACGCTTGCCCGTGCCCGCCAGGATGTCGAGCAGCCCGGCTATGATCGCGCGCGGGTAACCCCGGGTATCGTGCATCTGGGGATCGGCAACTTTCACCGCGCCCACCAGGCCGTCTATGTCGACGACTGCCTCGCGGCGGACCCGGGCTGGGGGATCGTTGGCGCCAGTCTGAGGCGGCCCGACATGCGCGATGCGCTGGCGCCACAGGACGGGCTTTACACGCTGGCGGTGCGGGACGGTGACACGACACGGGCGCGCATCATCGGATCGCTGTGCGAAGTGGTCTATTCGGACAAGGGCACGGCCGAACTGCTGACCCGCATGTGTGACCCGGCGATCCGGATCGTGTCGCTGACCGTCACCGAAAAGGGCTATTGCCGGAGCCCGGCGACCGGTGATCTCGACACGGCCCATGCCGGCATCCGCGCCGATCTGGCCGCGCCCGGAACGCCGTCGACAGTGCCGGGCCTTCTGGCCGAGGCGTTCAGGGCGCGACGCGCGGCCGGCGTGGCGCCCTTCACCGTGCTCAGCTGCGACAATCTTCCATCGAACGGGCGGACCGTCCGGCGCGTCGTCGCACAGTTCGCCGCAGCACGCGAGGAGGCGCTTGCCGCGTTCATCGAGAGCGAGGTGGCGTTTCCCGAAACGATGGTCGACCGGATCGTCCCGGCAACGACCGATGACGACCGGGCCGAGATCGCCGCGCTGACCGGGCTTGAGGACGCATGGCCGGTCATCACCGAGCCGTTCAGCCAGTGGGTGATCGAGGACGCGTTCTCCGCCGATCGGCCCGACTTCGCGGCGGCCGGGGCGCAGATGGTCGCCGATGTCGCCCCGTTCGAGACGATGAAGCTGCGCATGCTCAACGGCGCTCACTCGGCGCTCGCCTATTTCGGACAGCTCGCCGGCCATGAGACCGTGTCCGATGCGATGGGCGATCCGGCGCTGGCGCGGTTCGTCGCCGCGCTGTGGGACGAAGTCATGCCGACGCTCGCCATGGGCCGGAACGAGCTGACCGGCTATTGCGATGCGCTCACCGCGCGGTTCCTCAACCCGGCGCTGCGCCACAGGACCGCGCAGATCGCCATGGACGGCAGCCAGAAGGTGCCGCAGCGCCTGCTGGCGACGATCGCCGACCGGCGGGGGCGGGGGCTCGCGCACACGGCGCTGACAAGGGCGGTCGGGGCGTGGATCGCCTACGTGGGCCACGCGGGTGGCAAGGTGGATGATCCGATGGCTGACCGGTTCACCGATCTTGCCGCCTCGGTCCTGCCGGACATGGCCGGGTTCGCGCGGCAGATGGTCCGCGAAAAGGCCGTGTTCGGCGCGCTCGCCGAGGATATCGCCTTCGCCGATGCCGTCGCCGAGGCCGTGGTCATGCTCGACCGCAAGGGGGTGAGTGCGGCACTCGCGCCATAG
- a CDS encoding Fur family transcriptional regulator, with translation MIESRTVSADPISSKPMSAGELEDALRDAGVRITRQRSAILRTLADADDHPDANELFQRASEIEPTVSLSTVYRTLSVLEDKGVILRLSFEGAPARFETADSPHHDHMIDLETGDVIEFRSEKIERLQAEIAAELGYDIVYHKLELYGRKKKRA, from the coding sequence ATGATCGAATCCAGGACCGTCAGCGCCGATCCCATCAGTTCCAAGCCGATGAGCGCCGGCGAACTTGAGGACGCGTTGCGCGATGCGGGCGTGCGGATCACACGGCAGCGCAGCGCGATCCTGCGCACGCTCGCCGATGCGGACGATCATCCCGATGCGAACGAACTGTTCCAGAGGGCCAGCGAGATCGAGCCGACCGTGTCGCTGTCGACCGTCTACCGGACGCTGAGCGTGCTCGAGGACAAGGGCGTGATCCTGCGCCTGAGCTTCGAGGGCGCGCCGGCGCGGTTCGAGACCGCCGATTCGCCCCATCACGACCACATGATCGATCTGGAGACCGGCGACGTGATCGAGTTCCGCTCCGAGAAGATCGAGCGGCTCCAGGCCGAGATCGCCGCAGAGCTTGGCTACGACATCGTCTACCACAAGCTCGAACTCTACGGCCGCAAGAAGAAGCGGGCCTGA